The DNA sequence CGGCGCCCTTGTCCAGGGCCGGCGCGCCGGCCGCCGCCCCGACCAAACCGCCGGTCGAACCCCTGCTTGAACAGTTCCTCGACAGCCTGTGGCTGGAGCGCGGCGCCAGCCGCCTGACGCTCGCCGCCTACCGCACCGACCTGCTCAGCTTTGCGGCGCACATGTCCTTGCGCGGCGCGCCGCTGGCCGGCGCCAGCCGTGCCGACCTGCTCAGCTACCTGGCCGCGCCTGCCCAAGCCGGGCTCGCGCCGCGCTCGCTCGGCCGCCGCCTGTCGGCGCTGCGCGGCTTTTTCCGGTATCTGGTCCGCGAAGGCGTAAGGCACGAAGACCCCACCGCGCGCATCGAATCCCCGCGCCTGGGCCGGCCGCTGCCAAAAACGCTCACCGAGGCCGACGTCGAGCGCCTGCTGACCGTGCCCAGCGGCGACACGCCCGAGGCCCTGCGCGACGCCGCCATGCTGGAGCTACTGTATGCCTGCGGCCTGCGGGTGAGCGAGCTGGTGAGCCTACGCGTCGCGCAGGTGGACCTGAACCGCGGCGTGCTGGTGGTGCTGGGCAAGGGCGCCCGTGAGCGGCTGGTGCCGGTCGGCGAGACCGCGGTGGCGCGCATCCAGACCTATCTGGCAAAGGCACGCGGCGCGCTGCTCGATGGGCAGGTCAGCGATGCGCTGTTCGTCACCCGCCGCGGCGGCGGCATGACGCGGCAGGCCTTCTGGCACCGGTTGCGCCACCATGCGCGCCTGGCCGGCTTCGAGCGCCTGCCCTCGCCACACACGCTGCGTCACGCCTTTGCAACCCACCTGCTCAATCATGGCGCCGACCTGCGCGCGGTGCAGATGCTGCTCGGCCACGCCGATCTTTCAACCACCCAGATCTACACCCACGTGGCGCGCGAGCGCCTGAAGGCCCTGCACGCCCAGCATCACCCGCGCGGCTGAGCCCATACAATCCGCCCCACTCCCGCCCGATCGGACCCACCCATGAAACGCCTTCTCGCTTGCGCGCTCGCCGGACTGACGCTGCTGACCGTCACCGGCGCCCGCGCCGACACTCCGGCGGCACTCGCCGCCGTGCTGGCCAAGGTATCGCCCGATGCGCCGCCGACCTCCGTGCAGCCCTCCGCCATCGCCGGCCTGTACGAGGTGATCTTCGGCAGCACCGTCTATTACTTCAGCGCCGACGGCAAGCACATGCTCGGCGGGCCGCTGGTGGAGCTGGCCAGCCGGCGCAACCTGTCCGCCGCAGCGCTGCAGAAAGTCGAGCGCGAGCAACTGATGCCGCAGCGGGTCGCCTTCCTGCGGCAGCTGCGCGACGCCGACGCGATCGTGTTCGCTGCCGCCAAGCCGCAGCACCGCATTACCGTATTCACCGACATCGACTGCGGCTATTGCCGCGAGCTGCACCGCCATGTGGGTCAATACAACGCGGCCGGGATCAGCGTGCGCTACGTGGCCTTCCCGCGCGCCGGCGAGGGCTCGGAGTCGTTCAAGAAGGCCGAAAACGTCTGGTGTGCCGCCGACCGCAAGGCCGCGCTCACCGATGCCAAGGCCGGCAAGACCGTCCCCGACAAGGTGTGCGAAAACCCGGTTGCCGAGCAGTTCCACGCCGGCGAGAAGATCGGCGTGTCCGGCACGCCGGCGATCCTGCTCGACGACGGCCGCCTGCTGCCCGGCTACGTGCCGCCGGACGAACTCAAGCGCGTGCTGGAGCAACCGGCCGGCTGAGTCGACCGGTGCCGTCGGTGGTGCGGTCGTTGCGACACTCACCGCTGACGTAGCCTCCCCGATCGAAAGCGGCCTGACCTTAATCGCGCGCCGATCCGCAGCGCGCTGGTTACCATCGCCTCCCGGCCGGCACGGGTCGGGTGAACCATGAGCAGGGGGAGTCATCGATGGCGATCGAGCCACTTAAAGCCGCACAGCTTTATGCGCCCTGCGCGCCGGAGCTGATTCCCTACCAGAGCACCGCCGAGGTGGCGGAGCCGGTCGACGTGGTCGGCCAGGAACGGGCGCTGGCGGCGCTGGCCTTCGGTACCGGCATCCGCCGCGACGGATACAACCTGTTCATCCTGGGCACGCCCGGCGCCGGCCGGCACGGCGTGGTGCGCCGTTTCCTCGAGCAGCGCGCGGCCAGCCAGGCAACGCCGGCCGACTGGTGCTACGTGCACAACTTCGAGCAGCCGCACCGGCCGCGCGCGCTGCGCTTCGCGCCCGGCCAGGGCAAGGGCTTTTGCGAGGCCGTGGCGCAACTGGTCCAGGATCTGCACAGCACGCTGCCCAGCGCCTTCGAGAGTGACGAATACCAGGCCCGGCGACGGGTGGTCGAGCAGGAATTCAAGGACCGCCACGAGCAGGCCATCGACGAGATCCGCGAGCGTGCCCGCGCCAAGGACATCGCGCTGATCACCACGCCGGGCGGCTTCGCCTTCGCGCCGCTGGTCAGTGGCGAAGTGATGTCGCCGGCCGCCTTCCACAAGCTGCCCGAGGAGACCCGCAAGCGCATCGAGGCCGACATCGAGCAGCTCGAACAGGAACTGGGCGAGCGGCTGCGGCGCCTGCCGCAGTGGCAGAAGGAAGCCCGCCGACGCATCCGCGAGCTCGACCACGACATGGCAATGAGCGTGGTGCAGCCGGCCTTCGCGGAACTGAAGACCGCCTTTGAGGGCACACCGGGCGTGGCTGAATACCTCGACGCCGCCTGCCGCGACGTGGTCGACAACGTTGGCGATTTCACCGCCACGCGCGAGGACGCCGCGCCGCGGCTGCCGTTCGCGCCCGAGCCGAGCTTCACCCGCTACGAGGTGAACCTGCTGATCCAGCACCCGGCCGGGCGCGGCGCGCCGGTGGTGTACGCCGACCTGCCGAACTACCCGAACCTGGTCGGGCGGCTGGATCACCAGGCCCGCTTCGGCACGCTGTCCACGGACTTCACGCTGATCAAGCCGGGCGCGCTGCACGAGGCGAACGGCGGCTACCTGCTGCTGGACGCCCTGCGCCTGCTCGGCCAGCCCTATGCCTGGGATGCCTTGAAGCGTGCGCTGCGTGCCAAGGAGCTGCGCATCGAGCTACTGGAGCGGGCGATCGGCCTGCTGACCACGGTATCGCTGGACCCGGAGCCGATTCCGCTGGACGTGACCGTGCTGCTGATCGGTGACCGCCGGCTGTACTACCTGCTGGCCGAGTACGACCCCGAGTTCGCCGAGCTGTTCAAGGTGGCAGCGGATTTCGAGGACGATCTGCGCCGCAGTCCGGACACCACGCGCGACCTGGCACGCCTGCTGGCCACGCTGGCGAGCCGGCAGGGCCTGCTGCCGTTCGGCTCGGCGGCCGTGGCGCGCGTGATCGAGCACGCCTCGCGCAGCATTGGCGACGCGCAGCGGGTCGATGTGCGCCTGAACTACCTGGGCGACCTGCTGACGCAAGCCGACTATTTCGCGCGCCAGGCCGGCGCGGCGTTGGTGCTGCCAAGCCACGTGCAGCAGGCAATCGACGCGGCGGAGCAGCGCAGCGGGCGCGTGCGCGAGCGGGTGCAGGAGGCCATCCTGCGCGACACGCTGCTGATCGATACCGCCGGCGAGCGGGTCGGGCAGATCAACGGCCTGGCGGTGCTGGGCCTGGGCGGGGTCATGTTCGGCCGGCCGACCCGCATCACTGCCCGCGTGCGGCCCGGCCAGGGCCGCGTGCTGGACATCGAGCGCGAGGTGGAACTGGGCGGCCCGCTGCACTCCAAGGGCGTGCTGATCCTGTCGAGCTTCCTGGCGGCACGCTACGCCGCCGGCGAGGCGCTGTCGCTGTCGGCCAGCCTGGTGTTCGAGCAGTCCTACAGCGGCGTGGACGGCGACAGCGCATCCTGCGCCGAGCTGTACACGCTGCTGTCGGCGCTGGCCGAGGCGCCGATCCGCCAGTCGCTGGCGGTCACGGGCTCCGTGAACCAGTTCGGCGAGGTGCAGGCCATCGGCGGCGTCAACGAGAAGATCGAGGGCTTTTTCGACATCTGCCGGGCGCGCGGCCTGACCGGCAACCAGGGCGTGCTGATCCCGGCCTCCAACGTGCAGCACCTGATGCTGCGCGCCGACGTGCGCGACGCGGTGGCCGCCGGCCAGTTCAACGTCTACGCCGTGCGCACGGTGGACGAGGGCATCGAGCTGCTGACCGGCCTGCCGGCAGGCGTCGCGGACGCCGAGGGCATTTATCCGGAAGGCAGCATCAACGGCCTGGTGTCCGACCGCCTGGCCGAGTACGCGCGCATCCGCGCCGCGCTGGTGCACGGCGGCGAGGGCAACGGCAATGGCGATATCTGAGCAACCGGCGCAGGAACGCATCCTGGTGGCGGTCGATGCATCGGCCGCCAGCCTGCTGGCGCTGGAACTGGCGGCCGACTTGGCGGCGGCGCTGCGCGCCAGCCTGGCCGGGCTGTTCGTGGAAGAAGAAGACCTGCTGCACGCCGCCGGCTTGCCGTTCGTGCGCGAGATACGCGCCCAGTCCGGGCAGGCGGCGCCGTTCACCGCCACCGACCTTGAACGCCACTGGCGCGCCCTGGCGAGCGACGCCCGCAATGCCCTGACGCGCGCCGCCCAGGCCCGCCGGATCGCCTGGAGCTTCGAGGTAGTGCGCGGCCGGGCATCGCAGGTGATGTCGGAAGCAGCCCGCAACGCGCGCCTGACTGGGCTTGGCAGCAGTGCCCGCGCGGCCAGCAGGCTCGGCTCGGTGGCGCGGGCGGCGCTGGTCGCGACCGATTCCTCCCTGCTGCTGGTGCCGCCGCAGCGGCGCCCTGGCGAGCGCTGGGTGGCCCTGGTTGATACGCCCGGCGGCGCAGCGGCCGTATTGGCGCTGGCAAGCGCATTGGCAACGACGCCGGCGGCGCCGCTGCTGCTGGTGGCGCCGTCGCTGGAAGCCTTCGGCCAGGCCGCGCTGGCCGGCACGCCCGGCGCGGCGCAGCTGCACCGCATGGCCTTGCCTGAGCTTGCCGAACTGCCGGCGCTGGTCGCCATCCTGAGTGCTCAGCGCGCGCAGGGCCTGATCCTGGCCGCGGACAGCCGCTTCGCAGACCCGGCTCAGATCGAACGCCTGGTCGCCGATGGCGGCTGGCCGGTGCTGCTGGTGCGCTGACTGCGCCCGACGCCACGCCGGACCCACGCGAGAATGACGGCCCGCAGCGCCTTGTCGCCCGCGGGCGGCGCAACACCGACGGCTATAATCGCGCCCTTTTCGGGGCCGCCCCTGAGCGGTTCAGCCGATTCCGCCACGCGAGACCGCCGGTGACCTTCCAGGACCTGATCCTTCGCCTGCAGAGCTACTGGGCACGCCAGGGCTGCGCGCTGATGCAGCCGCTCGACATGGAAGTCGGTGCCGGCACCTTTCACCCGGCCACGTTCCTGCGCGCACTTGGCCCGCAGCCGTGGGCGGCGGCCTATGTGCAGCCGTCGCGGCGGCCGACCGACGGCCGCTATGGCGACAACCCCAACCGTCTGCAGCATTACTTCCAGTTCCAGGTGGTCATCAAACCCTCGCCGCTGGACATCCAGGAGCTTTATCTGGACTCGCTGCGCGAGCTGGGCGTGGACCCGCTGGTGAACGACATCCGCTTCGTCGAGGACAACTGGGAGTCGCCGACCCTGGGCGCCTGGGGCCTGGGTTGGGAGGTGTGGCTCAACGGCATGGAGGTGACGCAGTTCACCTATTTCCAGCAGGTGGGCGGCATCGAGTGCCGGCCGGTGACGGCCGAGATCACCTATGGCCTGGAACGCATTGCCATGTACCTGCAGGGCGCAGACAGCGTGTACGACCTGACCTGGGTGGACGGCCCGCAGGGGCGCATCACCTACCGCGACGTGTACCACCGCAACGAGGTCGAGCAGTCGCACTACAACTTCGATCACGCGCCGGTGGACGCGCTGCTGGCCGGTTTTGACGCCGCCGAGCGCACCTGCCTGGCGCTGGTCGAGGCCGGCCTGCCGCTGCCGGCCTATGAACAGGTGCTCAAGGCCTCGCACAGCTTCAACCTGCTGGACGCGCGCCGCGCCATCGGCGTCACCGAGCGCGCCCGCTACATCCTGCGCGTGCGCACCCTGGCCCGCGCGGTGGCCGAGGCCTACGCCGCGCCCGCGGGGGAGGCCGCCTGATGGCCGCGCTGCTGATCGAAATCGGCACCGAGGAGCTGCCGCCGCGGTCCCTGCAGGCGCTGTCGCGGGCGTTTGGCGAGCACCTGCTCGGCGGCCTGGTCGAGGCCGGGCTCGCCGACCCCGGCGCGGCGTGCCGGGTGTTCGCCAGTCCGCGCCGGCTGGCCGTGCGCGTGGCCGACGTGCGCGATCAGGCGCCGGCGCGCGAGGTCGAACGCCGCGGCCCGGCGCTGAAGGCCGCCTTCGATGCCGACGGCCAGCCGACGCGCGCCCTGCTCGGCTTCGCGCAGTCCTGCGGCGTCGAGGTGGGCGCGCTCACGACGCTCGAAACCGACAAGGGCGCCTGGCTGGTGCACCGCCACACCCAGCCCGGCGAGGCGCTGGCGGCGGCGCTGCCGCGCCTGTTCGACGCTGCGCTCAAGGCGCTGCCGATCGACCGGCGCATGCGCTGGGGCAGCGGCGAGCACGGCGAGTTCGTGCGCCCGGTGCACTGGCTGCTGGCGCTGCACGGCGCGCAGGTGATCGGCTTCGAACGGTTTGGTCTGGCGGCCGGCAACCTCAGCCATGGCCACCGTTTTCATCATCCGCAGCCGCTGGTCGTCGACCATGCCGACCATTACGAGGCCAGCCTCGAAGCGGCGCGCGTGATCGCCGACTTCGCCGCCCGCCGCGCGCAGGTGGCCGAGTGCGTCAGCGCCGCCGCGGCGGCGCTCGGCGGCCGGGCGGTGCTGGACGAGGCGCTGCTGGACGAGGTCACCGCGCTGGTGGAATGGCCGGTGGCAGTGGCCGGCGGCTTCGACCCGGATTTTCTGCAGGTGCCGGCACCGGTGCTGATCGCCGCCATGCGCGATCACCAGAAGTACTTTCACGTGCTGGATGCAAACGGCAAGCTGCTGGCGCATTTCATCACCGTCGCCAACATCGACAGCCCCGAGCCGCAGCGGGTGCGCGCCGGCAACGAGCGGGTGTTGCGCGCGCGCCTGGCCGATGCGCGCTATTTCTGGGACTCCGACCGCCGCCAGCCGCTGATCGAGCGCAGCGCGGGTCTGGCCGGCGTGGTGTATGAACAGCGCCTGGGCACGCTGGCCGACAAGACCCTGCGCGTGGAACGCCTGGCGGGCCTGTTGGCCGGCGAGATCGGCGCCGATGCCGCGCACACGGTGCGCGCCGCGCGCCTGGCCAAGGCGGATCTGCTGACGCTGATGGTCGGCGAGTTCCCGGAGTTGCAGGGCGACATGGGTGCCTACTACGCCGACCACGACGGCGAACCGGCCGCCGTGTGCACGGCGATTCGCGAGCACTACCTGCCGCGCCACGCCGGCGACGCGCTGCCCGCCTCGCTCGAAGGTCTGGCGCTGGCGCTGGCCGATCGCCTGGACACGCTGGCCGGCATCATCGGGGTGGCCGGCACGCCGGGCGGCGACCGCGACCCCTTCGGCCTGCGCCGGGCGGCACTGGCGGTGGCGCGCATGCTGATCGAGGCGCAGCTGCCGCTCGACCTGCCGGCTTTGCTGGATGCCGCCGCCGAGCCGTTCGGCAAGCCGCAGCTGACGGCGCAGGTGTTCGAGTTCATCCTGGGTCGCCTGCCCGCCTACTACGAGGCGCAGGGCTTCAGGGTCGACGAACTGGACGCCGTGCTGAGCCTCAAACCGGGCCGGCTGCTGGATCTGGACCGGCGCCTGCGGGCGGTGGCGGGCTTTCGAAGCCTGCCCGAGGCTGGCAGCCTGATCGCCGCCAACAAGCGTATCGCGAACATCCTGGCCAAGGCCGGCGCGGAGCCTGCGAACGCCCACATCGACCCGGCGCTGTTCGAATCACCCGCCGAAACAGCGCTGCTGGACGCGCTCACCGCCTCCGAACAGGCCGCTGCACCGCTGGCGGACCGGGGCGATTACGCTGCGCTGTGCCGGCAGCTGGCCACGCTGCGCGGACCGGTGGACGCATTTTTCGATGCCGTCATGGTGATGGCCGACGATGCCGCCGTGCGGCGCAACCGCCTGGCACTGCTGGCGCAGCTGCACCGGCTGTTCCTGGCCGTGGCCGACCTGTCGCGCCTGCAGGGGTGAGTAGTGGCGTTGCCAGCGCGCCCGGCGGCGCGCGGCGCTGGCTGATCCTGGACCGCGACGGCGTGATCAATCACGACAGCGCCGACTATATCCGCAGCCCCGACGACTGGAGGCCCATCGAGGGCGCGCTCGCGGCCCTGGCGCGCCTGCACCGCGCCGGCTTCGGGCTGACGGTCGCCACCAACCAGTCGGGCATCGGCCGCGGTTATTTCGATGTCCCGACGCTGGACGCCATCCACGCCAGGATGCGCGCCGCAATCGAAGCCGCCGGCGCCCGCCTGGCCGCCATCGCCTACTGCCCGCACCGGCCCGAGGAGGGCTGTGACTGCCGCAAACCGGCCGCCGGCCTCTTGCTGCGGCTGATGGCGGAATGCGGCTTTGCGCCCGGCGACGCGCTGATGATCGGCGACGCCGCGCGCGATCTGGAGGCGGCCCGCGCCGCGGGCGTCGCCGCCCTGGTGGTCGGGCCGCAGGCGAGCGAACTTGCGGAAAGCTTCGGCGTGCCGGGTTTTGCGGACCTGGCGGCCGCCACCGACTGGCTGCTGGAGGGTCACTGGCCATGCTGACGTTTCTGCGCTCGCTGCTGTTCTCGGCCGGCATGCTGGTCACCGTCGTCGCCTGGGGTGCGCTGGTGCCGCTGGTGGCGGCGCTGCCGTTTGCCCGCCGCTACGCATTCACCCGCAGCTGGGCCATCGTCAATCTGCGCTGGCTGGAGCTGACCTGCGGTGTCCGCTACCGGGTCATCGGGCGCGAGAACCTGCCCAGCGGGCCGGTCGTGGTGCTGTCCAAGCACCAGTCGACCTGGGAGACGCTGGTGTTCCAGGAACTGTTCCCGCCGCTGGTCTGGGTGATGAAGCGCGAGCTGCTGTGGGTGCCGTTTTTCGGCTGGGGTCTGGCCATGGGGCGGCCGATCGCCATCGACCGCGGCGCCGGGCGGCGCGCGATGGAGCAGATGCTCACACAGGGCAAGCAGCGGCTGGGCGATGGCCTTTGGGTGGTGATCTTCCCCGAAGGCACCCGCATGCGCCCCGGCCAGCGCGGTCGCTATCGCCCAGGCGGCGCGCTGCTGGCGGTGCAGGCCGGCGTGCCGGTGCTGCCGGTGGCGCACAATGCGGGTGAACTGTGGGGCAAGCGGCAGTTCCTGAAGCATCCTGGCACGATCACGGTGGCGATCGGGCCGGCCATTTCAACGAAGGGGGCAGATCCT is a window from the Immundisolibacter sp. genome containing:
- a CDS encoding universal stress protein; the protein is MAISEQPAQERILVAVDASAASLLALELAADLAAALRASLAGLFVEEEDLLHAAGLPFVREIRAQSGQAAPFTATDLERHWRALASDARNALTRAAQARRIAWSFEVVRGRASQVMSEAARNARLTGLGSSARAASRLGSVARAALVATDSSLLLVPPQRRPGERWVALVDTPGGAAAVLALASALATTPAAPLLLVAPSLEAFGQAALAGTPGAAQLHRMALPELAELPALVAILSAQRAQGLILAADSRFADPAQIERLVADGGWPVLLVR
- the glyS gene encoding glycine--tRNA ligase subunit beta produces the protein MAALLIEIGTEELPPRSLQALSRAFGEHLLGGLVEAGLADPGAACRVFASPRRLAVRVADVRDQAPAREVERRGPALKAAFDADGQPTRALLGFAQSCGVEVGALTTLETDKGAWLVHRHTQPGEALAAALPRLFDAALKALPIDRRMRWGSGEHGEFVRPVHWLLALHGAQVIGFERFGLAAGNLSHGHRFHHPQPLVVDHADHYEASLEAARVIADFAARRAQVAECVSAAAAALGGRAVLDEALLDEVTALVEWPVAVAGGFDPDFLQVPAPVLIAAMRDHQKYFHVLDANGKLLAHFITVANIDSPEPQRVRAGNERVLRARLADARYFWDSDRRQPLIERSAGLAGVVYEQRLGTLADKTLRVERLAGLLAGEIGADAAHTVRAARLAKADLLTLMVGEFPELQGDMGAYYADHDGEPAAVCTAIREHYLPRHAGDALPASLEGLALALADRLDTLAGIIGVAGTPGGDRDPFGLRRAALAVARMLIEAQLPLDLPALLDAAAEPFGKPQLTAQVFEFILGRLPAYYEAQGFRVDELDAVLSLKPGRLLDLDRRLRAVAGFRSLPEAGSLIAANKRIANILAKAGAEPANAHIDPALFESPAETALLDALTASEQAAAPLADRGDYAALCRQLATLRGPVDAFFDAVMVMADDAAVRRNRLALLAQLHRLFLAVADLSRLQG
- a CDS encoding ATP-binding protein; the protein is MAIEPLKAAQLYAPCAPELIPYQSTAEVAEPVDVVGQERALAALAFGTGIRRDGYNLFILGTPGAGRHGVVRRFLEQRAASQATPADWCYVHNFEQPHRPRALRFAPGQGKGFCEAVAQLVQDLHSTLPSAFESDEYQARRRVVEQEFKDRHEQAIDEIRERARAKDIALITTPGGFAFAPLVSGEVMSPAAFHKLPEETRKRIEADIEQLEQELGERLRRLPQWQKEARRRIRELDHDMAMSVVQPAFAELKTAFEGTPGVAEYLDAACRDVVDNVGDFTATREDAAPRLPFAPEPSFTRYEVNLLIQHPAGRGAPVVYADLPNYPNLVGRLDHQARFGTLSTDFTLIKPGALHEANGGYLLLDALRLLGQPYAWDALKRALRAKELRIELLERAIGLLTTVSLDPEPIPLDVTVLLIGDRRLYYLLAEYDPEFAELFKVAADFEDDLRRSPDTTRDLARLLATLASRQGLLPFGSAAVARVIEHASRSIGDAQRVDVRLNYLGDLLTQADYFARQAGAALVLPSHVQQAIDAAEQRSGRVRERVQEAILRDTLLIDTAGERVGQINGLAVLGLGGVMFGRPTRITARVRPGQGRVLDIEREVELGGPLHSKGVLILSSFLAARYAAGEALSLSASLVFEQSYSGVDGDSASCAELYTLLSALAEAPIRQSLAVTGSVNQFGEVQAIGGVNEKIEGFFDICRARGLTGNQGVLIPASNVQHLMLRADVRDAVAAGQFNVYAVRTVDEGIELLTGLPAGVADAEGIYPEGSINGLVSDRLAEYARIRAALVHGGEGNGNGDI
- a CDS encoding thioredoxin fold domain-containing protein, which translates into the protein MKRLLACALAGLTLLTVTGARADTPAALAAVLAKVSPDAPPTSVQPSAIAGLYEVIFGSTVYYFSADGKHMLGGPLVELASRRNLSAAALQKVEREQLMPQRVAFLRQLRDADAIVFAAAKPQHRITVFTDIDCGYCRELHRHVGQYNAAGISVRYVAFPRAGEGSESFKKAENVWCAADRKAALTDAKAGKTVPDKVCENPVAEQFHAGEKIGVSGTPAILLDDGRLLPGYVPPDELKRVLEQPAG
- the glyQ gene encoding glycine--tRNA ligase subunit alpha, which produces MTFQDLILRLQSYWARQGCALMQPLDMEVGAGTFHPATFLRALGPQPWAAAYVQPSRRPTDGRYGDNPNRLQHYFQFQVVIKPSPLDIQELYLDSLRELGVDPLVNDIRFVEDNWESPTLGAWGLGWEVWLNGMEVTQFTYFQQVGGIECRPVTAEITYGLERIAMYLQGADSVYDLTWVDGPQGRITYRDVYHRNEVEQSHYNFDHAPVDALLAGFDAAERTCLALVEAGLPLPAYEQVLKASHSFNLLDARRAIGVTERARYILRVRTLARAVAEAYAAPAGEAA
- the gmhB gene encoding D-glycero-beta-D-manno-heptose 1,7-bisphosphate 7-phosphatase — translated: MSSGVASAPGGARRWLILDRDGVINHDSADYIRSPDDWRPIEGALAALARLHRAGFGLTVATNQSGIGRGYFDVPTLDAIHARMRAAIEAAGARLAAIAYCPHRPEEGCDCRKPAAGLLLRLMAECGFAPGDALMIGDAARDLEAARAAGVAALVVGPQASELAESFGVPGFADLAAATDWLLEGHWPC
- the xerD gene encoding site-specific tyrosine recombinase XerD, with translation MNAATFAPEDPRAAAPLSRAGAPAAAPTKPPVEPLLEQFLDSLWLERGASRLTLAAYRTDLLSFAAHMSLRGAPLAGASRADLLSYLAAPAQAGLAPRSLGRRLSALRGFFRYLVREGVRHEDPTARIESPRLGRPLPKTLTEADVERLLTVPSGDTPEALRDAAMLELLYACGLRVSELVSLRVAQVDLNRGVLVVLGKGARERLVPVGETAVARIQTYLAKARGALLDGQVSDALFVTRRGGGMTRQAFWHRLRHHARLAGFERLPSPHTLRHAFATHLLNHGADLRAVQMLLGHADLSTTQIYTHVARERLKALHAQHHPRG
- a CDS encoding lysophospholipid acyltransferase family protein, which encodes MLTFLRSLLFSAGMLVTVVAWGALVPLVAALPFARRYAFTRSWAIVNLRWLELTCGVRYRVIGRENLPSGPVVVLSKHQSTWETLVFQELFPPLVWVMKRELLWVPFFGWGLAMGRPIAIDRGAGRRAMEQMLTQGKQRLGDGLWVVIFPEGTRMRPGQRGRYRPGGALLAVQAGVPVLPVAHNAGELWGKRQFLKHPGTITVAIGPAISTKGADPAAVLNDAESWIENTIASGMEPARTGHNYQ